The following nucleotide sequence is from Coffea eugenioides isolate CCC68of chromosome 3, Ceug_1.0, whole genome shotgun sequence.
CAATACTCCAATTGCATTTCAAACTCTTACATTCCTAAAATAGCCCTACCCTTACGGTTGAAATCCAAAGAAATCTTTACcctaaactcattcttatatagtataaggattagcactttttatattatttaattatcTTTCTACAGAATGAAGTGGGAATCCGTTTTGATTTGAGAGTTTTGAAATACTTGTTTTTCATCTACATATCTACAGtaatacacttcaaaaataTTATCAAATAACACTCTTTATATTTCAAATacaactttaaaaaaataaatataaatataaacaaatCCTATcaccttttcttctttctccaaTCACCACCACCCACCACAACCATCTACCACTCCCTCCTCCAACATCACTATTACCTCCACCGTTGCTCCTCCCCCTCcttttttctccctttctccctcctctcctcctccttctcattctccttcttcttcctcttccctCTCCTCTCTTCCCCTAAGAACCAGCAGCAACTCCAGCTGCGATCTTTTGATTGCACTAGTCGTGACCTTCTGGTCGCAACTAGATCTGATCGTGACCAGAAAGGCTGCGCTATTGTAGGTTGGGTTGGCAATCTCCGAGTGGGTCTAGGGAGGGAGGAGGGGtagggaagaaagagaaaaagaaggatGAAGAGGGGGAGAATGGAAAGGGGAGGGGATGAAggagaaagagagggaaaaaggaggagagagagagaggagggaaCAAGGAGGAGGCGGTGGTGGAGATTGGTGGCGGTGGTGAGTgggcaaattttttaaaaagtatccaaacatattttaaattataaaaataccccAAAATACATTCCAAATATCctcaaaaatacctctaaaacaCCACCAAAAATAGGGGAGggaaagagggaggaggagaGAGGAGCGAGGGGGAAGGGGTGGTGGAAATCATAAGATTCTTGTTCTTGAAAATCCACACTTCTCCAAACCCAGAAGACAGACGAAATCCGAGGATTCCTCCTTGAGACAAATACTTTTATGGTAGGAAGAAGCGATAGCAGCCAGCTCGACGTATGTTCGCATACTGTCAAGTTGGACATCTGTTATTTGAAGATTGATTCCGGATTGAATTGACAAAGAAGAAAGGGCAGCGGAAAGAAACTTCACCACCGCCAGAGGAGAGAACGAAAACTTTTTGCCCAAGAGGGAGAGTTGGGGAAGAAGTCTACCATACCCTGTCTTTTTTCAAAGATTCTTTCTTGAtgcaattttaaaaatatctcattaaaattttaaatcttaaaattatccaaaatcTATTTTCAAAAATACTATTAAAAACATGTACAGTAACAGTTTTTCACATAAATtattacagtaaaatatttcaaaaacactccaaaaaacaactaatccaaacagagccttACCACCACCTAATctttttgtagaaaaaaaatttcacacagAAATTTTTATTTAAGTCTCATATAGACATTTCATTTCCTGTTTCTGTCGTTCCAAAATTTATGTTTTTCTAAagttgttttaattctttttctcttctcctTATGACCTACTCCctctttttttaaattaaacTCTGTTTAAAATTTACATGTAACCAAATGGTAAATATTAGTATGAAGTCAATATGATTGCATATTTCACCTTGGAACTTGCTCGATTTTAATTTTATGGAATTGAAATAtgtgaaaatttcaatttacaTGCTAATTAAtacttgaaaattttggattgctaaattaaattttaaattagtAAATATTCTTAATCTCTTGTAAAATgtttggaaatattttcttttaaaatgtaatttgatttgttttttctcttttttattatATGAATATATGTTTCTTGAAACTACAAAAGTATCAAATAAACGTAAAATCTAAGGGCATAAGTGTTTAGTAAGTGTACAAGGTGTGAGTTTAGTATAGAAAGATATGAATTTTTTCCCTCCCAAGCACGTTGGTGAATGGTGCATCTTTTAAGGGATTTTATATCGTTGCTTTTATTAGATAACTTGTGTAACCTCCAAGAAAATGAAATTCTATGTAAAGACACCCCTGCACCACCATAATTTTGATAACCCTACCTGCATATAAACCTTAAACCCCGATTCTTCAATTCTCTTTAGGGTACGTTTGGTTCTATAGACTTAGAATTGAATTAGAATTGAAATTCTATAGAATTGGAATTCTATGAATTGGAAATCCAAATCCTTGCAATTCTTTCGTTTGGAAAATGCATAGAATTGATATggaatttatttgaaattccAAATTCTTTGTTTGGATGAGAAAAGAATtcattaggaattagaattgttttcatgaaacatttgcttacataaattttttctttttttattttttatatataataatttctttttttcttacatttagccaatttttactaaaaatttaatttaaaggaaaaaaccAATTTGTACCTTTAATAATttactttttcttgcatttagcTAATTGTTACTCAAGCTTtaatgaaaatgcaaattactTCCTTTTTGGGCTAAATATCAGCCAAAACCCCGAAACCAGCTAAGACATTCAGGGAAAAATTACAACCAACAATGACaatataaatagaaaatattGCAACAATGATAATATAAATCGACACTTGCATTTCAAGAACAGAATTATTGTGCTAAATTGCTTGCTTAAACAACCATCATAGAGATAGAGGTTATATACACTGTAGTGGAAAAAGTAGCCCTCATTTCTGGCTACTTTAACATTGAAATGGTTTGTTAGCAATCGAAACTTTTGGCCTCTGGAAGCAACACTAGTCCTAGCCATTAGTAGTCTCTTGGCGTCTGAAAAAAGCAAACATTGATACAGCCAAATACTTCCTTTTTCGCGAAATACCAGCCAAAACCTCGATAAGCCCCAAGAGCAACAACCAGCAGAGACATTCAGGCAAAACCACAACCCTGTAATAAATTCAATCGTTGGATTATTTGTAAAAGTCATTTATAACATACCTCGTCGCTAATTTTATCATACACCAACATCGAAATTAAGTTTAAGCTTTGGCATTTATAACATATACACTTCATTGCTCGAGTTTAACTACTATTATACACAAAAGTGAAATTAATTTGACTAATTTTTACAAAACTTGCCATAAACTTGACAAATTTTTCACCATTCAAAAGTTATGCAAAATTGAAATTAGAACATCTACTTTACAATCATATAATGTTAGACAGTCATGAAAAACACTACATCAGATtctcacaaaaaaaatgaaaaacactACATCATAGATCATATTGGACGTTCATCACCTGCTTGACCAGCAGTGAGCTAGCCTTGAATAGTAACTTGATTGGCACAACAAAGTATCTATGTGTGATACTTCTTAGGGGTAAAACAAAATGCGCATGGGCAGTCCTAAAAACAGGAACACCAGCCGCCACAACGAGGCAATGCAAAGTTACATATCGGTAGCATGCAGTACATTCTTATAGGTGTCCAAGACAAGTGAAAATGACACAAGTCTGTTGAGCAgaatacaaaaagaaaaaggaaataatcTTCCTTTGCTTTTCAGTCCAAAAATTCGCCCACTCAGCTTCTCTAACTTAGTAGAAAACCAGTATACTAGCTTATAGTGCATAAGCAGATGGGTGTTCAGGGTATTCCGAATATTTGTGAATAACTGATGCATGCTCTTAACATAAAGCGTGCAAAAATTGAAGACAAGCAACCATTTCAGGAACAATTAACCCGCACTTAAATCAATAAACATTGCCACCGTACAAAGTATCTCAGTTTATTGTACCAAACTAATAACTGGATAGTTAGTAATTATTCAGGATATATAATTACTAATTGATATCAAGAATCCCAATCAACAATAGCTCATGCTTATAGGAATAAAGACCATGAAGCAAACGTCTCGACATTTTACATGAGATGATAAATCAACCAGGGAAGTGattaatatttaaattaatgccACAATATATTATTAGACACAGAAAACACTACAAtctttttgaaataaattaacttttgatgtatttggctATTAAGCTTTTAAAATTTCTTCTATACAGACTTCACATGATTTCATATTCAACTACAGCTCAGTCAAAACCCATTTGGAAGCAAGCGCCTCCACTAGGACTTAAAGAGCTACTAATGTAAGAGCAGATATCATTAATTCCTGCTCAAGGGGCCTTAAATCCCTCCTCTGTAACCCAAAAAAAAGAGCAGATATCATTGATGTGTAGCGCATTGCAACAGGAAAAGAAGTAGGGAAACGGGCTATCACATTCATAAGTGGTACCTGCTCACTATTATTGAAATAAAAACCTAAAAAACACTACAAACATACACCTTCTTCCAAGACTACCATCTCTATTCTTAAACACAGAGATAACAGAGGATGATAGTCAATTAGCATTCATCATAAGAAAAAATAGACATGAAAACAGAACAAACCATTGCAATATGTCCAATGAAAAAAAGCTATGTAAAGCCCATAACCAATgattaaatgaaaattttcaaagataAAGTTACCTTTCACAAGCCCTAAATGTGTCTGAAATTTGGGGAAAGCAGAAGAGCTGAAGGAGAGAGCCCAGAGAGAGGATAATAAGATTATGGGGCCGAAAGGCCAACTCATAGTCAGTCGCATAATTTTGATAAGCTAATGGGGAAGAATTTAGGTAAACCCGAAAAGATGCATATGCAGAACGGATCTCGGTCTCTCTGACTCCTGAAGGTTCGCCTACCTCAAGTCGTGCACGCCAACAAAATTGTTGACTATCATCCACTGAAACGGAAGGCAGAGGGAGATGGTGGTGGGAGGGGTTAGGGTTGGAGCTGGAAAGACGGTGGAGAAGGAGCGATCGGAACAGAGAAAGAGTGCCCGTGTTTCATATTTCCGCTTGACCCGATTTTAATTTTTAACCCATATTAGATCCGCGTATAGACCCATCTCTGGCGGTCATCTTTAGCTACAGCTATTGGATTCACTAGATTTGAGCCAATTTACAGAAAGAAACCCTATAATTTCGCTCTTAGCATGCGTAAATGAGAGTAGATGTTCAATGGTGGGAAGAAGCAGAGGAGGAAGATGAGCAAGAGGAGAGACGAGGTGTCAACGATGGAAGTATAGGTGGAGGCAAAGGAGGAAGGATGGGAGGAGGCGGAGAAGGAAGATGCGGAGGAGAAGGAGCTGCAAAAGAAGCGATGGTTGGTCTGtgacgagagagagagagaggactttaattttcattttttttctttgattatATAGAGATCCGTTTTATTGATTTAATCCACTTAGGATCCGCGTACTAACCCAAATAGGAGGTGAAATTATGGAATTAGAATTGTGATTCTTAGGTCTTACCAAAGAATTGAATTTGTGGAATTGGTGGCCCATagaattcgaattgaattctAATTCTCTGGCATTGGCGGTGTCCAAACTGAAGATTTGGAATTGGGAccccaattccaattctaaaTCCCAATTCTATAGGGAACCAAACATACCCTTAGTTCAATTCTCTCTAATTCCTCCGGTTCCCTCAAACAACAGCAATGGCTTCGCAAGGTCTCCTTGGCCCCCCTGAAATTCACCGCACCACCATCACCCTCTCCTCATCTcctaccaccaccaccaccaccatcaaGGTCACCCCAGAACCAAAACCACGTGTAATCCCTTGGCTGGGGTTCACAGAAAACAACTCAGCCACATATTTATCTACTGGAAACCCTTGTCTAGACTTTTTCTTTCACGTAGTACCGGATACACCCAAAGAACAACTCATAGACCGTCTCCAATCGTCTTGGAGATATAATCCCTTGACAACCCTCAAACTTATATGCAATCTTAGGGGTGTTCGAGGCACTGGCAAGTCTGACAAAGAAGGCTTTTACACTGCCGCCTTGTGGTTGCATGAAAACCATCCTAGAACCCTAGCATGCAACGTTAAGGCCATTGCAGATTTTGGGTACTTCAAAGACATGCTGGAGATTCTTTATAGGATACTTGAAGGCCCTGACGTTCGCAAACTCCAGAGGAAAAATTGGGACGAGAAAAGATATGAAACGTTGGGATCCGCAGATGGTTAAAAAGGAAAACTAGGCAGGGATGATAAGCAAAAAGTCCGGATGGAGAGGTTGAAGAAAACCGTTGCCAACTTGGACAAGTATAACCACGATTCTGATTACCAATTCTTGTATGACAAAATCTCTGATTTTGTTGGGGAGCTGTTGAGAGCAGATTTGGGATTTTATCATGAGGGAAACCTGCACAAGATCAGCCTTGCATCAAAATGGTGTCCTTCTCTTGATTCGTCGTACGATAGAGCAACACTTATATGTGAAAGTATTGCACGGAAGCTTTTCCCTGTTGAAGATCATGATTCGAAGTCTCGGCCGAGAccgagacgactcggccgagtcgtcaccgtctcgACCCTTACCGATACAATACCGTGACGAAACGATACCGAGATACTTGACTCGCCGAAAAATCGGCCGAGACGTCACCGCGACGgattgactcggccgagtcactCCGAGTTATCCCGAGTCAAGATAAGAAATCGGTCGAGTTACATCGTGACGGATTGACTTGGccatttcttttgctattttttattatttttgtttagcatactttttttatattattaataatttttaaaatattaaatactttaaaatttgcgtctcaccgAGACCGCGACCGATATGCCGAAACCGATGTGGAACGTTCCGGGCCGCGACCGTGACCGCGAccacgactttgaaccatgttGAAGATTATGTTGAATACCAAGACATGAAGGATGCTCATTATGCCTTCAGGGTTCGAGATAGGCTAAGAAGGGAAGTTCTTGTTCCACTCCACAAGGCTCTGGAGTTGCCGGAGGTTTATATTTGCGCGAAGAAATGGAAAACCCTTCCATATAAGAGGGTGGCATCAGTTGAGCTGAATCTTTACAAGGATTTGTTCTACAAGCATGACAGAGAACGATTTGAAGGGTATCTTGCAGATGTAAAGAGTGGGAAAACGACTATTGCTGCAGGAGCATTGCTTCCTCACGAGATTATCAAATCGTTGGATGATGCAACAGGGCCAGAAGTAGCAGAGCTTCAATGGAAAAGGATGGTGGATGATCTAGCCCAGAAGGGGAAATTAACCAATTGTATGGCTATTTGTGATGTATCAGGGAGTATGAGAAGGGTCCCAATGTATGTTTCTGTGGCTCTTGGGCTACTAATTTCTGAACTAAGTGACGAGACATGGAAGGGAAAGTTGATAACATTCAGTCAACAACCTCAACTCCAGACGATTCAAGGGGAAAGCCTTCAACAAAAGACCGGGTTTATACAAACAATGGGCTGGGAATGTAACACTGATTTTCAAAAGGTGTTTGACAAAATCTTGGAAGTTGCTGTAAGAGGGAAACTGAGGGAGGACCAGATGATAAAGAGGCTATTGTGTTCAGTGATATGGAGTTTGATCAAGCATCAGCACATCCTTGGGAAACTGACCACCAAGTGATACGGAGGAAGTTTAGGGAAAATGGTTATCCAAAAGTTCCTGAAATTGTTTTCTGGAACCTTAGGAACTCGGTTGCAACTCCTGTGCCTAGTGACCAAGAAGGTGTGGCTCTTGTCAGCGGATTCTCCAAGAATCTCGTAACCCTGTTTCTGGAGGAAGGTGGGATTTTAAACCCGGAAGCTGTGATGCTACATGCTATCTCAGGCGGAGAGTACCAGAAACTTGTTATCTATGACTGAGAAATAGAAATTATACTTTGTTTGCTGAAAGATGATCAAGTTTTTTGCTGGGAATCAATAGGAACAATTCATTTCAGCTTTGGttttgaatttttgttgcaaCTTTGTAGTATATATGATTCATTACTTCTCACCATCCTGCTAAGTTCGTTGGTGCTAATCCAAGTGCTTTATCAATCCAATGCTACAAAGATGTAAAACAAAAAGCATCTGTTACCCATATTGCTTGGTACTTCAATCCAAATTAACCATGTTCAATCCAAATACCACCAGTCCATGTTACTGCACATGCCTTGTACGAACCATCAATGCTAATGTGCATATGGCTTGATTGTATACTCAGTTAATTCAAGGCTACACCAACCTCCTCCAAACATGGATTGTCTAATTAGAAAAAAGATCAAACATGTTATGTGTATATGATGTAGTAAAAAGTATGAGATGCAACGCAACCTTGTTTTCTCGTGAAGCTATTTTGGTTATTGGCCACTAattttatttgccaaaaatacaatataaaatgaaaatttgaaagttaagtaaaaatgccaaaaaaaaaaaaaaaaaaaaaagtcgttGTTGAAGTGTTTTTACATTTTgtccttttcttggttttgtcaGGCACCTGGATAAAACTCTTCCGAGTCAGCCACCACGTGTCAATTGCTGAGGCTTTAAGTCGGTTTGAAGCTTTTGCAGAATAGATCCGCGCACACGAGGTCTAGAAAAAGAACCAATTACAGTTATTCTCCAAGATTGTATCCGAAACGTGGCATGGTCGGTTCTTGTACACTAGGTGTAGAGTATTGAAAACCTCTCCGATTTTCCTTGCTCGCTACTCTTTCGCGATTAGTATATTAAATCTCTACGCTAACGGTCATTCTCCTCATCTCCCCATCGCGCATCCAACAAAGCCCCCAATCAACCATGCCTGCCGCCTTGCGCCTCCTTGGTCCACCGGAGCTCCGCCATGCACAATCGTCGGTCTCCTCCTCGGACGGCGTCGAAACCGCCAACTCAGCCAGTGTTATGTCTCCAGAAAACCCTTTTAAATTCCCTACTGAAAACCAGAATCCAACCCCACAGGGTCTAATCGACATGATCAACACCCAGTACAAAGACCTAAATATTGATCGTCATCCATTTATGGGTTTTACTGAGAATATGTCCCCAACCTTTCTCTCTTCTGGAAACCCATGTttggatttctttttccatgtggTCCCCGACACCAAGCCGGAAGATCTGATCGGACGGCTTCAATTGGCCTGGGCACATAACCCGTTGACCACCTTGAAATTGATTTGTAATCTCAGGGGTGTTAGGGGAACTGGGAAATCTGATAAGGAAGGATTTTACATGGCAACTTACTGGCTCCATTGCTTTCATCCTAAAACTTTGGCTTGTAATCTGAGGGCCATTGCTGAGTTTGGTTACTTTAAGGATTTCTTTGAAATTCTTTATAGGATTCTAGAAGGACCTTTGATTAGAAAGATTGAGAAACATGAGAGGATGATGGtgaaaagaagggaaaatgaTGTGGAAAGTATGGGGATGTATTGTGGGAGAAGAGGGGGAAGATTCAGGAGGGGTAATCGAAATAGGACtcagaaagaaaaggaggagaaaaaggagaaaaaaggtAAGACTCAGGAGGAGATTAAAGAGGAGCAAGAAAATGCAAGGGTTTTGAGGAGGGAAAAGGAGTTTATCAAAGCGAAAAAGGGTTTGGAGAAGTATAATGCTGATGAAAAATATAGGCTCTTGCATGATACAATCTCTGATTTCTTTGCTGAGCTTTTGAGGGCCgattttgagaatttgaatGCAGGGAAACTTGGTAACATTAGCTTGGCTGCTAAATGGTGTCCGACTGTTGATTCTTCTTATGATAAGGCCACTCTGACGTGTGAAAGTATTGCTAGAAGAATGTATCCCAAGGAAAAGTTTCCGGAGTATGAAGGAATTGAGGAGAGTCACTATGCTTATAGGGTGAGGGATAGGTTGAGGAAAGAAGTGCTTGTACCACTGCATAAGGCATTGGAATTGCCTGAGGTGTATATGAGCGCAAACCAATGGAATTCGCTTCCATACAAAAGGGTTGCCTCCGTGGCGATGAAGAACTACACGAAGGTGTTTTTTAAGCATGATGAGGAAAGGTTTAAGGGATATCTTGAGGATGTGAAGAGTGGAAAGGCGAAAATCGCCGCTGGTGCATTGCTTCCCCATGAGATTATTGGGGCTTTGGAAGATGGGGTTGGTGGGGAAGTCGCGGAGCTTCAGTGGAAAAGATTGGTTGATGATATGGTTAAGAAGGGGAAATTGAGTAATTGTATAGCTGTTTGTGATGTTTCTGGTAGCATGTATGGGATACCAATGGAGGTGTCTGTGGCCTTAGGAGTATTAGTATCAGAATTGAGTGAAGAACCATGGAAAGGTAAATTGATCACATTCAGTGACGATCCTCAACTTCAGAAGGTGGAGGGAGAGACCCTTCTAGAGAAGACTAAGTTTGTGAGAGAGATGGACTGGGGTGGGAGCACAAATTTTCAGGGAGTATTTGATAGGATTTTGGAGGTTGCAGTTGAGGGAAAACTGAGTCAGGAACAGTTGATTAAGAGAGTGTTTGTATTTAGTGATATGGAGTTTAATGAAGCATCAATGAATCCTTGGGAGACGGATTATCAAGCCATACAGAGGAAATTCAGGGAAAATGGCTACCAGAATGTGCCAGAGGTTGTGTTTTGGAACCTTAGAGATTCAAGGTCCACCCCAGTTTTGGCCAATCAGAGTGGTGTGGCGCTAGTGAGTGGCTTTTCCAAGAATCTGTTGACTATGTTTCTGGAGGGCGGTGGAGTGGTGAACCCTGAAGAGGTCATGGAGCTGGCTATTGCTGGTGAAGAATACAAGAAACTAGCTGTTTTTGATTGACATGTTGAATTTAACTTATaaattagtttgattttgcctTTGTTGTAGCTGCCTGATGGCCTTGTCTTGTGGTTGGTACTTAGATAATTGTTAACAACTTACGGGAGGCTTTGGTTATGGTTATCTTTGGAGCTGTTCTCAACTTCTCAATGAAAATGCAAATTTATATGGTTTTCCATTGTACTACTTTGGTTTCGGTTTCTTGTTAAGTTCATCTATTTACAGTATCATGTTAACTAGCATGTGACTGTTTGCTTGAAATGCTGGTCTTTGTTAATGATTTTACGGTAGATGATAAAATGAAGCAATTGAATGTCTTTATCTCCATAAATGAACACTTATTCCTGGAAGCTGAAGAATGGTGGAAGTCCTTTTCTGAAATCAAATAATGGCAGAAAAACTTTTCTAAGCTCAAGAAAATACTGGGCTCAATTCTCCCTTCCCCCCCTCCTGGCCTCCCTAGTTCAAAAGATACATAACATTAATAAGAATATACTGTTGATTCCCTAGCAAAGAAGAGGTAAGCACTTGAATATGGTATGCATTTGTAAGTTTCTGGTATGCATAGCTGAATCAGCTGGCAAATAGTCGGAAGTTGAGGAGTACTTTTAACAGATTTTGGTGTAGCCCAATCCTCCAAAAGGAAATAGCAGACTTTCTATTGCATTGGTGGCCAGACTTCCGTTTGGGCCCAAAATTTGGAGGTCGACATCAGTTCACCTCATC
It contains:
- the LOC113765061 gene encoding uncharacterized protein LOC113765061; the protein is MTARDGSNPNPSHHHLPLPSVSVDDSQQFCWRARLEVGEPSGVRETEIRSAYASFRVYLNSSPLAYQNYATDYELAFRPHNLIILSLGSLLQLFCFPQISDTFRACERVVVLPECLCWLLLLGLIEVLAGISRKRKYLAVSMFAFFRRQETTNG
- the LOC113765519 gene encoding uncharacterized protein LOC113765519, translated to MPAALRLLGPPELRHAQSSVSSSDGVETANSASVMSPENPFKFPTENQNPTPQGLIDMINTQYKDLNIDRHPFMGFTENMSPTFLSSGNPCLDFFFHVVPDTKPEDLIGRLQLAWAHNPLTTLKLICNLRGVRGTGKSDKEGFYMATYWLHCFHPKTLACNLRAIAEFGYFKDFFEILYRILEGPLIRKIEKHERMMVKRRENDVESMGMYCGRRGGRFRRGNRNRTQKEKEEKKEKKGKTQEEIKEEQENARVLRREKEFIKAKKGLEKYNADEKYRLLHDTISDFFAELLRADFENLNAGKLGNISLAAKWCPTVDSSYDKATLTCESIARRMYPKEKFPEYEGIEESHYAYRVRDRLRKEVLVPLHKALELPEVYMSANQWNSLPYKRVASVAMKNYTKVFFKHDEERFKGYLEDVKSGKAKIAAGALLPHEIIGALEDGVGGEVAELQWKRLVDDMVKKGKLSNCIAVCDVSGSMYGIPMEVSVALGVLVSELSEEPWKGKLITFSDDPQLQKVEGETLLEKTKFVREMDWGGSTNFQGVFDRILEVAVEGKLSQEQLIKRVFVFSDMEFNEASMNPWETDYQAIQRKFRENGYQNVPEVVFWNLRDSRSTPVLANQSGVALVSGFSKNLLTMFLEGGGVVNPEEVMELAIAGEEYKKLAVFD